One region of Prosthecobacter dejongeii genomic DNA includes:
- a CDS encoding rhomboid family intramembrane serine protease: MSLDERDYMRRRPPHFGEWLKGWTAFHVIFAVNVAVFFLQWGLHEAWVRDVLTGELIRPWGGISVEALTLGRFWTPLTFMFVHDGWWSFLGTMLLFWTAGRRVQVLFGSRSLVIIYLLAGVVGAAVQMAIFAYLLKSTSVILMGATASSLGVLLAYAVAMPEEEVPVFSVSLWTFLRFVLGGYALVGGLSLFGVLPSWVPRGAGDCFAHLGGGLAGWYFARSLGYGGVPAHLLHSSGSSLRRQPQMVSARRPRLPVVDVDLEAVRKENPRNDPLLNLMKDEIDPILDKINDHGMGSLTNDERRTLERASRRFVK; the protein is encoded by the coding sequence ATGTCACTTGATGAACGCGATTACATGCGCCGCAGACCTCCGCATTTCGGCGAATGGCTGAAGGGCTGGACGGCGTTCCATGTGATCTTCGCTGTCAATGTGGCCGTATTCTTTCTCCAGTGGGGTTTGCATGAGGCCTGGGTTCGAGATGTTTTAACGGGGGAGTTGATCCGGCCCTGGGGCGGCATCAGTGTAGAGGCGTTAACTTTGGGGCGCTTTTGGACCCCGCTCACCTTCATGTTCGTTCACGATGGTTGGTGGTCGTTTTTGGGGACCATGCTGCTTTTCTGGACTGCAGGACGGCGTGTACAAGTCTTGTTTGGCAGTCGAAGTTTGGTGATCATTTACCTTTTGGCTGGAGTCGTAGGGGCCGCTGTCCAAATGGCTATTTTCGCTTATCTTTTGAAGTCCACTTCTGTTATTTTGATGGGGGCCACAGCTTCGTCTCTCGGGGTTTTATTGGCCTATGCAGTGGCCATGCCGGAAGAGGAGGTGCCAGTGTTTTCGGTGAGTTTATGGACTTTTTTGCGGTTCGTCTTGGGAGGTTATGCCCTTGTCGGGGGGCTTTCACTCTTTGGGGTGCTACCTAGCTGGGTGCCACGAGGGGCAGGGGACTGCTTTGCGCATCTAGGAGGGGGCTTGGCGGGCTGGTATTTTGCACGTTCTCTTGGATACGGGGGTGTACCTGCTCATCTGCTGCATAGTTCGGGTTCCAGTTTAAGAAGGCAGCCACAGATGGTGAGCGCGAGGCGGCCCAGACTTCCGGTGGTGGATGTGGACCTGGAGGCCGTCCGAAAGGAAAATCCACGCAATGATCCCCTGCTTAATCTTATGAAGGACGAGATTGACCCCATCTTAGACAAGATCAACGATCACGGCATGGGAAGCCTAACCAACGATGAACGACGGACTCTGGAGAGGGCCAGTCGTCGCTTTGTGAAATAG
- a CDS encoding tannase/feruloyl esterase family alpha/beta hydrolase — protein MTKKFFYLGLAALLSGFIASGEVPQQPHEKLTLLRTLKIDTGTITTVQRDDSGTRTVVKLVLNPAKGSNIHVEVWLPDADKWNARFLGLGNGGAAGKINPGGLASASAQGYAAATTDMGTAPNPDSGIGNPEVWKDFGYRATHLMTVVAKQIVHAHYGREPEYSYFSGGSTGGQQALQEAQRYPEDYDGIAAAVPAHCRTPLHAYFLWNEQILKQCPFTKEQDAIVIAAANEVMASREVPVAAGKFVSDPGCTPQDIEAVIALARRKDTTLTDDHAAALRKLFNGPRHAVTGERIFNGIPLGSSIDAAHGHLYLFKWVFGADKKMEAINFGADMDTYTAKLAPYLNAENPDLSAFEKRGGKLIMTLGTADSVVPYHASVDYYERVIGHFGSVEKARSFFHFYIVPGLAHGGGPGINQPPNLLEAVRAWREQGIVPHSLLGRHATENGKGKVEWEMPLYPYPSRTSWNAATSRYEETAGPRGLGPPVGIE, from the coding sequence ATGACGAAAAAGTTCTTCTATCTCGGCCTAGCCGCGCTGCTCAGTGGTTTTATTGCCTCAGGCGAAGTTCCTCAACAGCCTCATGAAAAGCTAACCCTTTTACGCACGCTGAAGATCGACACCGGCACAATCACCACCGTGCAGCGTGATGACTCAGGGACGCGAACCGTCGTCAAACTGGTGCTCAATCCGGCCAAAGGATCAAACATTCATGTCGAGGTTTGGTTGCCCGATGCAGACAAGTGGAACGCGCGCTTTCTCGGGCTAGGCAATGGCGGCGCGGCGGGCAAGATCAATCCCGGGGGCCTAGCGTCCGCGAGCGCGCAAGGTTACGCTGCGGCAACGACGGATATGGGAACCGCGCCCAATCCTGACTCAGGGATTGGCAATCCAGAGGTGTGGAAAGACTTCGGTTATCGCGCCACCCACCTCATGACGGTTGTTGCCAAACAGATCGTGCATGCGCATTACGGTCGGGAGCCAGAGTATTCATATTTTAGTGGTGGCTCAACCGGTGGTCAGCAAGCGCTTCAAGAGGCACAACGTTACCCAGAGGATTACGATGGCATCGCTGCTGCCGTCCCCGCGCATTGTCGCACGCCGCTGCATGCTTACTTCCTGTGGAATGAACAGATTCTCAAACAATGCCCGTTTACGAAGGAGCAAGACGCGATTGTCATCGCCGCTGCCAATGAAGTCATGGCCTCTCGCGAAGTCCCTGTAGCGGCAGGGAAGTTCGTCTCGGATCCTGGTTGCACGCCACAGGACATTGAGGCCGTCATTGCACTGGCAAGGAGAAAGGATACCACCCTGACCGATGATCACGCTGCTGCGCTGAGAAAGCTTTTCAATGGCCCCCGCCATGCGGTGACGGGTGAGCGCATTTTTAATGGCATCCCCCTCGGTAGTTCCATCGATGCCGCGCATGGGCACCTGTATCTTTTTAAATGGGTCTTTGGTGCTGACAAGAAAATGGAGGCGATCAATTTTGGTGCGGACATGGATACCTACACGGCCAAACTTGCTCCATATTTGAATGCCGAGAATCCCGATCTCAGCGCCTTTGAGAAGCGCGGGGGCAAGCTCATCATGACTCTCGGTACCGCTGATTCTGTCGTGCCTTACCATGCCTCCGTAGATTACTACGAACGCGTGATCGGCCACTTTGGCAGTGTGGAAAAAGCGCGTTCGTTTTTCCATTTTTACATTGTCCCCGGCCTCGCTCATGGCGGCGGACCTGGGATCAATCAACCTCCCAATCTGCTGGAGGCCGTCCGGGCCTGGCGTGAACAAGGAATCGTTCCCCATTCTTTGTTAGGTCGTCATGCCACGGAAAATGGCAAAGGCAAAGTCGAATGGGAAATGCCGCTCTACCCTTACCCCAGCCGCACGAGCTGGAATGCGGCGACATCCCGCTACGAAGAAACGGCCGGCCCCCGTGGCTTGGGCCCGCCAGTAGGGATCGAATAA
- a CDS encoding PfkB family carbohydrate kinase, whose amino-acid sequence MNDIDTAEAQRILRRLLHPTTYGGLAQRCKNYSQTPTYLMSVIIAGTVALDNVKTPQDAQENLLGGSASYAALAASIFTPEVHLVGIIGHDFPQGHLDLLSSKGITLDGLERSTGASFTWSGEYHDDMNSRTTHNVAINVLEHWTPKLSTAGAAAKIAVLANMSPDNQMQTLEQCTGADFITADTMDLWISIANERLHDVLKKIDLLVINDGEAKEFAGTTNLVEAGRRLQAKGPRFVIVKRGEHGSFLFGENTEDFFACSAYPLDSVFDPTGAGDSFLGGLAGWLSANGKTKPTFEDLKTAVVHGSVTASYTCEAFSTHKLQTVTQADVAARLKQLKSYTDFVA is encoded by the coding sequence ATGAACGATATTGACACGGCAGAGGCCCAACGGATACTCCGCCGCCTTTTGCACCCGACAACCTACGGAGGTCTGGCGCAACGCTGCAAGAACTATTCCCAAACGCCTACTTATCTCATGTCAGTCATTATCGCTGGAACCGTCGCCCTGGACAATGTCAAGACCCCTCAAGATGCCCAGGAGAACCTGCTCGGCGGCTCTGCCTCCTACGCAGCTCTGGCAGCCAGCATTTTCACCCCCGAGGTTCACCTTGTCGGCATCATCGGTCATGATTTCCCGCAGGGCCATCTTGACCTTCTGAGCAGCAAAGGCATCACCCTGGATGGCCTGGAGCGCAGCACAGGTGCCTCCTTCACTTGGAGTGGCGAGTATCATGATGACATGAACAGCCGCACCACCCACAATGTGGCGATCAACGTCCTGGAGCATTGGACTCCCAAGCTCTCCACCGCAGGTGCCGCTGCCAAGATCGCCGTTTTGGCGAACATGAGCCCAGACAATCAGATGCAGACCCTGGAACAGTGCACTGGAGCCGATTTTATCACGGCAGATACGATGGATCTCTGGATCAGCATCGCCAATGAGCGCCTGCATGACGTCCTCAAAAAAATCGACCTCCTCGTCATCAATGACGGCGAAGCCAAAGAATTCGCCGGCACAACCAACCTGGTTGAAGCAGGCCGCCGCCTCCAGGCCAAGGGCCCGCGTTTTGTCATCGTCAAGCGCGGTGAACACGGCAGCTTCTTGTTTGGCGAAAACACGGAAGATTTCTTTGCTTGCTCGGCCTACCCCCTCGACTCCGTTTTTGACCCCACAGGTGCCGGTGATTCCTTCCTCGGCGGACTTGCGGGTTGGCTCTCCGCCAACGGCAAAACCAAGCCGACTTTTGAAGATCTCAAGACCGCCGTCGTCCACGGGAGCGTTACCGCCAGCTACACCTGTGAAGCCTTCAGCACACACAAGTTGCAGACGGTGACCCAGGCTGATGTGGCTGCACGTTTGAAACAGCTCAAGAGCTACACAGACTTTGTGGCTTAA
- a CDS encoding OmpA family protein, whose protein sequence is MRFSVLLITLALLPLAMILHGWIFTERQLPHLRTHAMAAMQENGIRAAVADLRYLDLRVAGNAADLASLEKARAALASLGPVRVVSDELGIPANLRARLEGGTLFLDGWLPEADNILQVQQLLRKLRPDLELQTGGLQHDAQVRWPEGEKGPLTVDSRLLGPIIEKLRVAPWLEMIRDPNGLMAKGILSANGLRAALVANFPEMKMEELLESTHTLSATFSDPALLLPLVTRFFQGASPRRILINDEGEPLLEAAATRTLESEWLALLRPVTGGKKVVLNLTFYPSEYHLPDYRPQSPLQVDQVTTLQEVLAGQYISFSPGSATLTAEQQTRLAALTPLLLTAGPAARFVIGGHAVPGENSSQDKALALARAEQVHAFLIEQGLPARDVKTMAFDSVPAGTAGAPAQIDSVEILLR, encoded by the coding sequence ATGCGTTTCTCTGTCTTATTGATCACGCTGGCATTACTGCCGCTGGCGATGATCCTGCATGGCTGGATTTTTACCGAAAGGCAACTTCCTCACCTGCGGACGCACGCCATGGCCGCGATGCAGGAAAACGGCATCCGCGCGGCTGTAGCTGACTTGCGATATTTGGACCTGAGAGTGGCTGGAAATGCCGCGGATCTGGCCTCTCTCGAAAAAGCCAGGGCTGCTTTGGCTTCGCTAGGGCCGGTGAGGGTAGTGTCAGATGAATTAGGGATCCCTGCCAACCTGCGTGCCCGTTTAGAGGGAGGCACTTTATTTCTAGACGGCTGGTTGCCCGAGGCTGACAATATTCTTCAAGTTCAGCAACTGCTGCGCAAATTACGCCCTGACTTGGAACTCCAGACGGGGGGCTTGCAGCATGATGCTCAGGTCCGTTGGCCAGAGGGGGAAAAGGGACCTCTCACCGTAGATAGTCGGCTTTTGGGACCCATCATTGAAAAACTCAGGGTGGCACCATGGTTGGAAATGATCCGTGATCCTAACGGGTTGATGGCAAAGGGGATCTTATCCGCCAATGGGCTGAGGGCGGCCTTGGTGGCGAATTTCCCAGAGATGAAAATGGAGGAGCTTTTGGAGAGCACGCATACTCTGTCTGCCACCTTTTCAGATCCTGCATTGCTGCTGCCTCTGGTAACACGCTTTTTTCAGGGGGCTTCCCCTCGCCGCATTTTAATCAATGATGAGGGAGAACCTTTGCTAGAGGCTGCGGCCACGCGCACTTTGGAAAGTGAATGGTTGGCCCTGCTGCGACCTGTCACAGGTGGGAAAAAGGTCGTTTTAAATTTAACTTTTTATCCTTCCGAATATCACCTGCCAGATTACCGACCCCAAAGCCCACTTCAGGTGGATCAAGTGACGACTCTCCAGGAGGTTTTAGCCGGGCAATACATATCCTTTTCCCCTGGCAGCGCTACGCTAACCGCAGAGCAGCAAACGAGGTTGGCCGCTTTGACGCCGCTTTTACTGACAGCAGGCCCGGCCGCCCGTTTCGTGATAGGTGGTCATGCTGTTCCTGGGGAAAACTCATCGCAAGATAAGGCTCTGGCTCTAGCCAGAGCGGAGCAAGTGCATGCTTTTTTGATTGAGCAGGGGCTTCCTGCGCGGGATGTGAAAACAATGGCGTTTGATTCAGTCCCTGCTGGCACAGCAGGCGCTCCTGCGCAGATTGACAGTGTCGAGATTTTGCTGCGCTGA
- a CDS encoding AMP-binding protein, whose translation MNIQWDSADNHLAINPAQPESAEGVDDFLKRQGLQGLCLFQTSGSEGTPKWVGLTKRAALISAAAVNAHFEVTKGDHWLIALPLHHVGGFSILARAHLSGSRVTQTSARWNPQEFANLCEKENITLVSLVPTQVHDLVQTHVTCPDSIRAAIVGGGGMSQTLADSAMELGWRVFQSYGMTEAFSQIATQPYNSFGPVFDVKSLEVLPHWNLTTDPSDTLTLRGPALASGYASRSVVGEWRWEAIPKEGLKTRDRVRLWVHGTRQFLEFKGRESGYVKILGELVHLAPLQEQVENVARQLGWASLPVLLPMADARAETKLILVVESSMPDPQELMEAFHQQSPPWLRITQSYFCPTIPRSDLGKVRGEVLRQIVENALSRKQI comes from the coding sequence ATGAACATCCAATGGGACAGTGCCGATAACCATCTGGCCATCAATCCAGCCCAGCCTGAGTCAGCGGAAGGGGTGGATGATTTTTTAAAAAGGCAGGGCTTGCAGGGGCTTTGCCTTTTCCAAACCTCTGGCAGTGAGGGTACGCCTAAGTGGGTAGGACTAACCAAAAGAGCGGCTTTGATTTCAGCAGCGGCGGTGAATGCCCATTTCGAAGTCACGAAGGGGGATCACTGGCTCATCGCTCTGCCTTTGCATCATGTGGGTGGTTTTTCCATCCTGGCTCGGGCGCACCTCAGTGGCAGCCGCGTCACGCAAACTTCGGCAAGGTGGAATCCGCAAGAGTTCGCCAATTTGTGTGAGAAAGAGAACATCACGCTGGTCTCACTCGTCCCCACCCAGGTGCATGATCTAGTGCAGACTCATGTGACGTGCCCAGACTCTATTCGCGCTGCAATCGTGGGGGGCGGGGGAATGTCGCAGACCCTTGCAGATTCTGCCATGGAGCTAGGCTGGCGAGTTTTTCAAAGCTACGGAATGACCGAGGCTTTTTCACAGATCGCCACCCAGCCCTACAATTCGTTCGGCCCAGTATTCGATGTGAAATCTTTGGAGGTCTTGCCGCATTGGAATCTAACGACCGATCCTTCCGATACCTTAACTTTACGAGGTCCTGCTTTAGCCTCGGGTTATGCGTCTCGTTCTGTAGTGGGCGAGTGGCGATGGGAGGCCATTCCAAAGGAAGGGTTGAAGACGCGAGATCGAGTCCGGCTATGGGTGCACGGCACTCGCCAGTTCCTGGAGTTTAAAGGCAGGGAATCCGGGTATGTCAAAATCTTGGGCGAATTGGTTCATCTAGCCCCGTTGCAAGAACAGGTGGAAAATGTAGCTCGGCAGTTAGGGTGGGCTTCTTTGCCTGTTTTGCTTCCTATGGCAGATGCTCGTGCGGAAACTAAACTGATCCTGGTGGTGGAGTCTTCAATGCCTGATCCACAGGAGCTGATGGAGGCTTTTCACCAGCAATCACCGCCCTGGCTGCGCATCACTCAGTCCTACTTTTGCCCGACGATTCCGCGGAGCGATCTCGGGAAAGTCAGAGGGGAAGTACTTCGTCAAATCGTAGAAAACGCTCTTTCTAGGAAGCAAATTTGA
- a CDS encoding UxaA family hydrolase produces the protein MLLRVHPADDLIVALHDLPAGKTAVLEGQPWTLKEPIQAKHKFAARDFVAGDLATMYGVTVGRATQNISAGALVHTHNLKHEAAAFSGKKQHMAWSAPDVSRWKNRTFQGYKRHHGPAGTANHWLVIPLVFCENRNLAFMREALTRALGYAQSSPYERYAQRLADGYRNGQDLTSLASLELDALASPLPLFPNVSGIKFLEHGLGCGGTRQDAIALCNLLAGYIASPNVAGATILSLGCQHAQVSLLQESLSTLYPHYNKPLHIFEQQKSNSERDMMARAIRTTFEGVALANEQSREPCPLSDLIVGVECGGSDGFSGISANPAIGHTADLLAALGGAPVLSEFPELCGVEQSLCDRCVTPELADRFVHLMRTYEGAAQACGSGFDANPSPGNIRDGLITDAIKSAGAAKKGGTSSVVDVLDYGEPIRKHGGLTLYCTPGNDVESTTALAGAGCNLMLFSTGLGTPTGNPICPTLKISTNSTLMKRMSDILDFDTGAIISGEQSVEQMGESLLELCIATASGTYIPKAVALGQDDFLPWKRGVSL, from the coding sequence ATGCTGCTCCGCGTCCATCCCGCTGATGATCTCATCGTCGCCCTTCATGATTTACCCGCAGGTAAGACCGCTGTACTTGAGGGGCAGCCATGGACTTTGAAAGAACCCATCCAGGCCAAACATAAATTTGCCGCACGAGACTTTGTCGCCGGCGATTTAGCCACCATGTACGGAGTCACCGTGGGGAGAGCCACTCAGAACATTTCCGCAGGGGCACTTGTACACACGCATAACCTCAAGCATGAGGCCGCAGCTTTTTCTGGGAAAAAGCAGCACATGGCTTGGTCGGCACCGGATGTATCCCGCTGGAAGAACCGCACTTTTCAGGGATACAAACGCCATCATGGCCCAGCGGGAACGGCCAATCACTGGCTGGTCATCCCTCTGGTTTTTTGTGAAAACAGGAATCTCGCTTTCATGCGCGAGGCTCTCACTCGTGCTTTAGGTTATGCTCAGAGCTCCCCCTATGAACGATATGCCCAGCGATTGGCTGACGGTTATCGGAATGGCCAAGATCTAACGTCTTTAGCATCACTGGAATTGGACGCTCTGGCTTCGCCGCTTCCTCTATTTCCTAACGTGAGTGGCATCAAGTTTTTGGAGCATGGCCTCGGCTGTGGCGGGACACGCCAAGATGCCATCGCACTCTGCAACTTGCTGGCAGGTTACATCGCCTCTCCCAATGTCGCAGGTGCCACGATTTTGAGCCTGGGCTGCCAACATGCCCAGGTCAGTCTTTTACAGGAATCTCTTTCCACGCTCTATCCTCATTACAATAAGCCCTTGCACATCTTTGAGCAGCAGAAAAGCAACTCGGAGCGGGACATGATGGCACGTGCCATTCGCACCACGTTTGAAGGTGTGGCTCTGGCCAATGAGCAGAGCCGTGAGCCATGCCCGCTTTCGGATCTCATCGTTGGCGTGGAATGCGGAGGCTCAGATGGCTTCTCAGGCATTTCAGCAAATCCCGCCATCGGTCATACGGCAGATCTTTTGGCGGCACTTGGCGGTGCCCCGGTGCTCTCTGAATTTCCTGAATTATGTGGGGTAGAGCAAAGTCTCTGTGACCGCTGTGTCACGCCAGAGTTGGCGGATCGTTTTGTACATCTGATGCGCACTTATGAAGGTGCTGCCCAGGCCTGTGGCTCAGGCTTTGATGCCAATCCATCCCCAGGAAACATCCGTGATGGCTTGATCACCGATGCCATCAAATCCGCAGGTGCCGCGAAAAAAGGCGGCACCTCTTCCGTTGTGGATGTGCTGGATTATGGGGAACCCATCCGCAAACATGGCGGTCTCACGCTCTACTGCACTCCAGGAAACGATGTCGAGTCCACCACCGCTTTAGCAGGTGCAGGCTGCAACCTCATGCTCTTTTCCACCGGCCTCGGCACCCCCACGGGTAATCCCATCTGCCCGACTCTGAAGATCTCCACCAATAGCACCTTGATGAAACGCATGAGCGATATCTTGGACTTTGATACTGGCGCCATCATCAGTGGGGAACAAAGCGTGGAGCAGATGGGGGAAAGCCTGCTGGAACTTTGCATCGCCACGGCCAGTGGCACCTACATTCCTAAAGCGGTGGCACTGGGGCAGGACGACTTTTTACCGTGGAAACGCGGCGTCTCACTATAA
- a CDS encoding ATP-binding protein, which translates to MSSLQAIRDALEQSPDNVSLLLLFGRACMDLLQLEDAREAFERVLAIDPDHTDAQLGVARVLFMEGDASGAAVRAERVLLQEPDNASAHLLLSRVHLSENDRAKAIEHFDRAAQIDGTMSDPALERELGRTARDARRTSPAPSTPEPPTSGNDTLEEGESSQEFYDDPFDEPPYDWRPETFFTPGDPNRFETTFADVGGMDELKEEIRLKIIYPLQYPDLYKAYGRRTGGGILIYGPPGCGKTLVLRAVAGEVPCNYLSVGLHEIFDPYFGSTERNLHQIFETARANAPCVLVFDDLDSLAQDRRNVRESQLRNLVNQFLHELDGLRENQRVLVIGATNQPWSLDPAFRRPGRFDQAIFVQPPDAGARAQIITLLAKDKPISNLNVDALVEATVGFSGADLGWVFDRAAELALSAAIHTGQAVPITMELLLKVANSHTPSTQSWFEGVRDHAQQAAPDGFFNEVRKFLNAPSSKER; encoded by the coding sequence ATGTCTTCCCTCCAGGCCATCCGCGACGCTCTTGAGCAGTCGCCAGACAATGTTTCTCTACTTCTACTCTTCGGCCGTGCGTGCATGGACTTGTTGCAGTTAGAAGATGCCCGTGAGGCATTCGAACGTGTGCTGGCGATTGATCCTGACCATACCGACGCCCAGTTGGGAGTCGCTCGAGTGCTTTTCATGGAAGGTGATGCCTCCGGAGCCGCTGTACGTGCTGAGCGCGTCCTGTTGCAGGAACCTGATAACGCCTCAGCGCACTTGCTCCTGAGTCGAGTTCACTTGAGCGAGAATGATCGCGCCAAAGCCATCGAGCATTTTGACCGTGCTGCCCAGATTGATGGGACGATGAGCGATCCTGCGCTTGAACGCGAGCTGGGCCGCACCGCTCGTGACGCTCGCCGCACATCCCCCGCCCCATCCACACCGGAGCCCCCGACCAGTGGTAATGACACTCTCGAAGAAGGAGAATCCTCCCAGGAATTCTACGATGATCCGTTTGATGAGCCGCCCTATGACTGGCGGCCAGAGACATTCTTTACGCCGGGAGATCCAAATCGCTTTGAGACCACCTTTGCCGATGTCGGTGGCATGGATGAGCTCAAAGAAGAGATCCGTTTGAAGATCATTTATCCGCTTCAATATCCGGATCTTTACAAAGCCTACGGTCGCCGCACCGGAGGTGGTATCCTCATTTACGGCCCTCCTGGCTGTGGTAAAACACTCGTTCTGCGCGCTGTCGCGGGGGAAGTCCCGTGCAATTACCTTTCGGTAGGTCTGCATGAGATCTTTGATCCCTACTTCGGTAGCACTGAGCGGAATCTGCATCAGATCTTCGAAACCGCCCGTGCAAATGCTCCATGCGTGCTCGTTTTCGATGACCTAGATTCCCTGGCTCAAGACCGCCGCAACGTGCGCGAAAGCCAACTTCGGAATTTGGTGAATCAGTTCCTCCATGAACTCGACGGTTTGCGTGAGAATCAACGGGTGCTCGTCATTGGTGCCACAAATCAGCCGTGGTCGCTAGACCCTGCTTTCCGCCGTCCAGGTCGTTTTGACCAGGCCATCTTCGTTCAGCCCCCAGATGCGGGCGCGCGGGCGCAGATCATCACGCTTTTGGCCAAAGACAAACCCATCTCCAACTTGAATGTGGATGCTTTGGTCGAGGCCACGGTCGGTTTCTCTGGGGCAGATCTGGGATGGGTTTTTGACCGTGCGGCAGAACTCGCCCTTTCGGCAGCCATTCATACTGGACAGGCAGTCCCCATCACCATGGAATTGCTCCTGAAGGTCGCCAATAGCCACACACCAAGCACCCAAAGCTGGTTTGAAGGAGTGCGTGACCATGCCCAGCAAGCGGCACCTGACGGCTTCTTCAACGAAGTGCGTAAATTCCTGAACGCGCCGTCTTCCAAAGAACGGTAA
- the menB gene encoding 1,4-dihydroxy-2-naphthoyl-CoA synthase has translation MWQTIQTFQDIKLEKTADGIGKLTINRPEVRNAFRPQTVKEMLIALDILHEDREVGVIILCGEGPLAFCSGGDQKVRGDAGYIGDDGVPRLNILDVQRKIRTLPKPVVAMVAGYAIGGGHVLHVVCDLTIAADNARFGQTGPKVGSFDGGLGSSYLARIVGQKKAREIWYLCRQYDAQQALDMGLVNTVVPLAQLEEETLKWCREMLGHSPLALRCLKASLNADCDGQMGLLDLAGNATLLYYMSEEAKEGKNAFVEKRKPDFDKFPRLP, from the coding sequence ATGTGGCAGACCATCCAGACCTTTCAGGACATCAAGCTTGAGAAAACCGCTGACGGCATCGGCAAACTCACCATCAATCGGCCCGAAGTACGCAATGCCTTCCGCCCGCAGACGGTGAAGGAGATGCTCATCGCGCTGGACATCCTTCATGAAGATCGGGAAGTTGGGGTGATCATCCTCTGTGGTGAAGGGCCACTGGCTTTCTGCTCAGGTGGAGATCAAAAAGTCCGTGGAGATGCAGGCTACATCGGTGACGATGGCGTACCTCGCCTGAATATTCTTGATGTCCAACGCAAGATCCGCACGCTGCCAAAACCTGTCGTCGCTATGGTGGCAGGATATGCCATCGGCGGTGGCCACGTCCTGCATGTCGTCTGTGATCTCACCATCGCCGCAGACAATGCCCGCTTCGGTCAAACAGGACCTAAGGTGGGCTCGTTCGATGGCGGGCTTGGCTCCAGTTACCTAGCACGGATCGTCGGTCAAAAGAAGGCTCGTGAGATCTGGTATCTCTGTCGCCAATATGATGCCCAGCAGGCGCTGGACATGGGCCTCGTCAATACGGTGGTGCCGCTGGCTCAACTGGAAGAAGAGACCCTGAAATGGTGCCGTGAAATGCTGGGTCACAGTCCACTCGCGCTACGCTGCCTTAAAGCTTCTCTCAATGCCGACTGCGATGGCCAAATGGGCCTTCTCGATCTCGCCGGCAATGCAACGCTGCTGTATTACATGAGCGAGGAAGCAAAAGAAGGTAAAAACGCTTTCGTGGAAAAGCGGAAGCCTGACTTCGACAAATTTCCGCGTCTTCCTTAA
- the menA gene encoding 1,4-dihydroxy-2-naphthoate octaprenyltransferase: MLFDWIAAARPKTLGAAIAPVVVGSVLGWKISGQWSTWLLLCTLGSTIALQVATNWFNDALDFMKGADTQARVGPRRITAAGVMSPRTVMTAAWGMLGVAVLLSLPLIQARGWAIVVIGVPSLYFCYGYTGGPMPLAYRGLGELFVILFFGFVAVLGSAFVQSGEWLVAGLVAGFQIGCLSTVLIAINNLRDQAEDRTTGKRTLAVRFGVTFARVEITALIILAHLAGLYWWENDFPRALTVPLAVVPVGLFLILKIWVLPPGPAYNRLLALSGMQLLLFAALFCWGVSRTHLTHL; this comes from the coding sequence ATGCTTTTTGACTGGATTGCCGCTGCTCGCCCTAAAACTCTAGGGGCTGCGATTGCCCCTGTGGTGGTGGGTTCTGTTCTCGGGTGGAAAATCAGTGGGCAGTGGAGCACCTGGCTTCTCCTCTGCACGTTGGGTAGCACGATTGCGCTGCAAGTTGCGACGAATTGGTTCAATGATGCCCTGGATTTTATGAAGGGGGCAGATACTCAGGCTCGAGTGGGCCCACGCCGCATTACGGCGGCTGGGGTGATGTCTCCCCGCACCGTCATGACAGCCGCCTGGGGCATGCTAGGCGTAGCGGTACTGCTGTCTCTTCCGCTGATTCAGGCGCGCGGCTGGGCCATTGTGGTGATCGGTGTCCCGTCACTGTATTTTTGCTACGGCTACACGGGTGGGCCCATGCCTCTGGCCTACCGCGGGTTGGGCGAGTTGTTTGTGATCTTGTTTTTTGGTTTTGTGGCCGTTTTAGGCTCCGCTTTTGTCCAGTCTGGGGAGTGGCTGGTGGCTGGACTAGTGGCCGGATTTCAGATTGGCTGCCTCTCCACGGTTTTGATTGCCATCAATAATCTGCGGGATCAGGCGGAGGATCGAACCACGGGAAAGCGCACTTTGGCAGTCCGGTTTGGAGTGACTTTTGCACGAGTAGAAATTACGGCGTTGATCATCCTGGCTCATTTGGCGGGTTTATATTGGTGGGAAAATGATTTTCCCCGGGCATTAACGGTGCCGCTGGCGGTGGTCCCTGTGGGCTTGTTTCTGATTTTGAAAATTTGGGTTTTACCTCCTGGTCCAGCTTACAATCGACTTCTTGCATTGAGTGGCATGCAGTTATTGCTTTTCGCCGCGTTGTTCTGCTGGGGCGTATCTCGAACACACTTGACGCACCTTTGA